A region of Streptomyces paludis DNA encodes the following proteins:
- a CDS encoding FAD-dependent monooxygenase, with translation MNTHSTPRQRALVVGLGISGIASALRLHQAGWEVTVLEKAGERRRGGYFIGVFGTGLAAAERMGIELPNRVSDELTTYNVDRAGRRTRAMNFTDAVPGRVRPVTRGDIEDAAFDALPAEVAIRFSSVPAALRQVDGGVEADIEDLASAEVTTERFDLVVGADGLRSTVRRLVFGSDEGRLHRLGYVLAACALPDAVPGYRGTDGLVLSEEGRSAWVFPFADRPPTLLFNYRPDDIDAEFTRPPVDSLRAAFGPEPTGETLGWLLDRFEQAPDHLFDTPEQVRLDRWHEGRVVLVGDAAWCLTLYSGMGAATGLAGADLLGTLLERHPGDVPGALREWEARLRPFIEYHQGTGMDMRRIFVSADRTEHRTRKAMNLMIGTTPGRTVFKTLQHRSKAARLKTVDIARV, from the coding sequence ATGAACACACACAGCACCCCGCGGCAGCGGGCTCTCGTCGTCGGACTCGGCATCAGCGGCATCGCCTCGGCGCTACGGCTCCACCAGGCGGGCTGGGAGGTGACCGTCCTGGAGAAGGCCGGTGAGCGCCGCCGCGGCGGCTACTTCATCGGCGTCTTCGGAACCGGGCTCGCCGCGGCCGAGCGCATGGGCATCGAGCTGCCGAACCGCGTCTCCGACGAACTCACCACCTACAACGTCGACCGCGCCGGGCGGCGCACCCGCGCGATGAACTTCACCGACGCCGTTCCCGGCCGCGTACGGCCGGTCACGCGCGGCGACATCGAGGACGCCGCGTTCGACGCCCTCCCGGCGGAGGTCGCGATCCGCTTCTCCTCCGTCCCGGCCGCGCTGCGCCAGGTCGACGGGGGCGTCGAGGCCGATATCGAGGACCTGGCCTCGGCCGAGGTCACGACCGAGCGGTTCGACCTGGTGGTCGGAGCGGACGGTCTGCGCTCGACGGTGCGCCGGCTGGTGTTCGGCTCCGACGAGGGCCGGCTGCACCGCCTCGGCTATGTCCTCGCCGCGTGCGCCCTGCCCGACGCGGTCCCCGGATACCGCGGGACCGATGGTCTGGTCCTGTCCGAAGAGGGCCGGTCGGCCTGGGTCTTCCCCTTCGCCGACCGGCCGCCGACCCTGCTGTTCAACTACCGCCCGGACGACATCGACGCCGAGTTCACCAGGCCGCCGGTCGACTCGCTGCGGGCGGCGTTCGGACCCGAGCCGACCGGTGAGACCCTCGGCTGGCTGCTCGACCGGTTCGAGCAGGCGCCCGACCATCTCTTCGACACCCCCGAGCAGGTACGGCTCGACCGGTGGCACGAGGGCCGGGTGGTCCTGGTCGGCGACGCCGCCTGGTGTCTGACCCTCTACTCCGGCATGGGCGCCGCGACCGGGCTGGCGGGGGCCGATCTGCTCGGCACCCTGCTCGAACGCCACCCCGGCGACGTACCGGGGGCGCTGCGCGAGTGGGAGGCGCGGCTCCGGCCGTTCATCGAGTACCACCAGGGCACCGGCATGGACATGCGCCGGATCTTCGTCTCGGCCGACCGCACCGAGCACCGGACCCGCAAGGCCATGAACCTCATGATCGGAACGACGCCCGGCCGGACCGTCTTCAAGACGCTTCAGCACCGCAGCAAGGCCGCCAGGCTGAAGACGGTCGACATCGCCCGGGTCTGA
- a CDS encoding ABC transporter permease: MSVLTSRRVLAAVRALFLTATALFVLLPLAVVVVNSFRGATAAGGGAGLTLRWYREALSYEPFTTGLLYSTQVAVLATLISVVVGTMAAYAVARLDFPGREPLRSLFVAPLSLPRVVAGFCLFVLYASLFPAAYGTVGGIAFAHCLLLLPFVVAVVGAALAGLDPALEEAARDLGASPLAAFARITLPQIRPALLAATVFAFLTSFDEVDTSVFLMPADTTTLPVAMFLRLEQRQDPTVTAMSSLLIAGSLLLAALAAVAARRVAAALVHTPAPQGAHSP, translated from the coding sequence ATGAGTGTGCTGACCTCGCGTCGTGTCCTGGCCGCCGTCCGGGCGCTCTTTCTCACGGCGACCGCGCTGTTCGTCCTTCTGCCACTGGCCGTGGTGGTGGTCAACTCCTTCCGCGGCGCCACCGCGGCCGGTGGGGGAGCGGGCCTCACCCTGCGCTGGTACCGGGAGGCGCTGTCCTACGAACCGTTCACCACCGGACTTCTCTACTCGACCCAGGTCGCCGTACTGGCCACACTGATCTCCGTCGTGGTGGGCACCATGGCTGCCTATGCCGTCGCCCGGCTGGACTTCCCCGGCCGCGAACCGCTGCGGTCGCTGTTCGTGGCACCCCTGAGCCTGCCCCGGGTCGTCGCGGGGTTCTGCCTCTTCGTCCTGTACGCCTCGCTCTTCCCCGCCGCGTACGGCACCGTCGGAGGTATCGCGTTCGCCCACTGCCTCCTGCTGCTGCCCTTCGTGGTGGCTGTCGTCGGCGCGGCCCTGGCCGGACTGGACCCCGCGCTGGAGGAGGCCGCGCGCGACCTGGGGGCCTCCCCGCTCGCCGCGTTCGCCCGGATCACCCTGCCGCAGATACGGCCGGCCCTGCTGGCCGCGACCGTGTTCGCTTTCCTCACCTCCTTCGACGAGGTGGACACCTCGGTGTTCCTCATGCCCGCCGACACCACGACCCTGCCGGTGGCGATGTTCCTGCGGCTGGAACAGCGGCAGGACCCCACCGTCACCGCCATGTCGAGTCTGCTGATCGCCGGTTCGCTGCTGCTGGCGGCGCTCGCGGCGGTGGCGGCCCGCCGGGTGGCCGCGGCCCTGGTGCACACCCCCGCCCCCCAAGGAGCCCACTCCCCGTGA
- a CDS encoding ABC transporter permease: MNGLRASVRAEAPEPVRSDGGPSVPDRNDPKRRKDPKRRRGYLLAAALVAPGALYLLLVFCSIVLLLLSYSFRTERTSRLFAPFDTGTWNRLLHDAYTADVLWTTLRVGATVAVLTVLIAYPVAWCLLRIRRWWLSGLLMFVVFSPILISVVVRSYGWILLLAPDGLLHGPLGSWLYHEPGVVLALVHVELPFAIVPLLGSIRSLPDGVLEAAADLGASPWRRLRSVLLPLTMPGVIASLQLVFALTVSAFATPSLLGGGRVAVLAQSVYQNIQQLQWPLAAAQALVLLGVALTVLATFNRLGRLADVRHRLPAAGQGEG, translated from the coding sequence GTGAACGGCCTCCGCGCGTCCGTACGCGCCGAAGCGCCCGAGCCCGTACGGAGCGACGGCGGACCGTCGGTCCCCGACAGAAACGACCCGAAGCGCCGGAAGGACCCGAAGCGCCGCCGGGGCTACCTGCTCGCCGCCGCCCTCGTCGCGCCGGGCGCGCTCTATCTGCTGCTCGTCTTCTGCTCGATCGTCCTGCTCCTGCTGTCGTACAGCTTCCGCACCGAACGCACCAGCCGGCTGTTCGCCCCGTTCGACACGGGCACCTGGAACCGGCTCCTGCACGACGCGTACACCGCGGATGTGCTGTGGACCACGCTGCGGGTGGGCGCCACGGTGGCCGTCCTCACCGTGCTGATCGCCTATCCCGTCGCCTGGTGTCTGCTGCGGATACGCCGCTGGTGGCTGTCCGGCCTGCTGATGTTCGTCGTCTTCTCGCCGATCCTCATCAGTGTGGTGGTGCGGTCCTACGGCTGGATCCTCCTGCTCGCCCCGGACGGCCTTCTGCACGGTCCGCTGGGCAGCTGGCTCTACCACGAACCAGGGGTGGTGCTGGCCCTGGTCCATGTGGAACTCCCGTTCGCCATCGTGCCGTTGCTCGGCTCGATCCGATCGCTCCCGGACGGTGTGCTGGAGGCCGCGGCCGATCTGGGCGCCTCCCCGTGGCGGCGGCTGCGCTCGGTGCTCCTGCCGCTCACGATGCCCGGTGTCATCGCCTCGCTCCAGCTGGTCTTCGCCCTCACCGTCAGCGCCTTCGCCACCCCGTCCCTCCTCGGGGGCGGCCGTGTCGCGGTGCTCGCCCAGTCCGTCTACCAGAACATCCAGCAGTTGCAGTGGCCGCTGGCCGCGGCCCAGGCGCTGGTCCTGCTGGGGGTGGCCCTGACCGTACTGGCGACCTTCAACCGGCTGGGCCGGCTGGCCGACGTACGCCACCGGCTGCCCGCCGCCGGTCAGGGGGAGGGATGA
- a CDS encoding ABC transporter substrate-binding protein has product MTHLDRRTLLRSAGAAGAALLGGGLLAACGSPGSSSSGGSTSLTLFHWAGAQGTVPRKVAKAFAKKHGATIRYIEGTNADTFPKLVSSVQINAEKPLLNLGFFNAQSFAQGSADGLWAPADDSAVPNVAKVLPGYRTSGGLGAYMVMDAMGLIYNKNVIRTPPTSWTDLFDTAYRGKVTTWDAPAFSVNAVPVINQIEGGSEGDLSKGIAAFSRAAKRGQFSGLIGSLDQLRQQLNSGQVVIAPGFQGVAQPWIDEGDPIGFAVPKQGVMAFPEGFQLVKGSSDDQLELAAELMNELFAPATVSAYSAATATIPLVEGAELPAKYRDVESYQLQTVQNALKLDWAALVSGLDKATTAWNNDVKAHL; this is encoded by the coding sequence ATGACGCATCTCGATCGCCGCACACTTCTGCGCTCCGCCGGTGCCGCCGGAGCGGCCCTTCTCGGTGGCGGGCTCCTGGCCGCCTGCGGATCACCGGGCAGTTCCTCGTCCGGGGGGTCGACCTCCCTGACCCTCTTTCACTGGGCCGGGGCGCAGGGCACCGTGCCGAGGAAGGTTGCGAAGGCGTTCGCCAAGAAGCACGGCGCGACCATCCGCTACATCGAGGGCACCAACGCGGACACCTTCCCCAAGCTGGTGTCGTCCGTCCAGATCAACGCGGAGAAGCCGCTGCTGAACCTCGGCTTCTTCAACGCGCAGAGCTTCGCACAGGGTTCGGCCGACGGCCTCTGGGCGCCGGCCGATGACTCCGCGGTGCCCAACGTCGCCAAGGTGCTGCCGGGGTACCGCACTTCGGGCGGCCTCGGCGCGTACATGGTGATGGACGCGATGGGGCTCATCTACAACAAGAACGTCATCCGCACCCCGCCCACCTCCTGGACGGACCTCTTCGACACGGCCTACCGGGGCAAGGTGACCACCTGGGACGCGCCCGCCTTCAGTGTCAACGCCGTCCCGGTGATCAACCAGATCGAGGGTGGTTCCGAGGGCGATCTGTCCAAGGGCATAGCCGCCTTCTCCCGGGCCGCCAAGAGAGGCCAGTTCAGCGGACTGATCGGCTCGCTGGACCAGCTGCGGCAGCAGCTCAACAGCGGACAGGTCGTGATCGCCCCCGGATTCCAGGGAGTTGCCCAGCCCTGGATCGACGAGGGCGACCCCATCGGCTTCGCCGTACCCAAGCAGGGGGTGATGGCCTTCCCCGAGGGCTTCCAGCTCGTCAAGGGGTCGAGCGACGACCAGCTCGAACTGGCGGCCGAGCTGATGAACGAACTCTTCGCCCCCGCCACCGTGTCCGCGTACAGCGCCGCCACCGCCACCATCCCGCTCGTCGAGGGCGCGGAACTGCCCGCCAAGTACCGCGATGTGGAGAGCTACCAGCTCCAGACCGTGCAGAACGCGCTCAAGCTGGACTGGGCCGCGCTCGTGAGCGGACTCGACAAGGCCACCACCGCCTGGAACAACGACGTGAAGGCCCACCTGTGA
- a CDS encoding ABC transporter ATP-binding protein, which translates to MAAEEPGGRGEPAAHGEPAVHADGLVRSFGAHRVLDHVELRVERGEFFSLLGPSGCGKTTALRIIAGLEEADEGRVRIDGADVSRVPAHRRPTNLVFQQGALFPHMDVARNVAFGLKAEHTGREETARRVAEVLDVVGMGAFAGRAPSTLSGGQRQRVAIARALVKRPRVLLLDEPLSALDLGLQLRMRRELRALQRRTATTFVCVTHNQAEAMEMSDRIAVMARGRIEQIGTAEELYRTPVSRFVAEFIGENNLFTVTGTEPGPAGATPAGPARYAVAAADGLRLPLPGDTGAAPDTVAAVRPESFRITPPDSPDAAVRAVVRSAGFLGARVRVVLETSEGREILADTSGTGTIPAVGESVGLAVDASDVVVLPGTGPGSPR; encoded by the coding sequence GTGGCCGCGGAAGAACCGGGGGGCCGTGGCGAGCCGGCGGCCCACGGCGAACCGGCGGTCCACGCGGACGGTCTCGTCCGGTCGTTCGGTGCGCACCGGGTCCTGGACCACGTCGAACTGCGCGTCGAGCGCGGCGAGTTCTTCTCCCTCCTGGGCCCCTCCGGCTGCGGGAAGACCACCGCGCTGCGGATCATCGCCGGACTGGAGGAGGCGGACGAGGGCCGGGTACGGATCGACGGCGCCGATGTCAGCCGTGTCCCCGCGCACCGCCGCCCCACGAATCTGGTGTTCCAGCAGGGCGCCCTGTTCCCGCACATGGACGTGGCACGGAACGTCGCCTTCGGCCTCAAGGCGGAACACACCGGCCGCGAGGAGACGGCCCGCCGGGTGGCCGAAGTCCTCGACGTGGTCGGGATGGGCGCCTTCGCCGGCCGGGCGCCGAGCACCCTGTCCGGCGGACAGCGCCAGCGCGTCGCCATCGCCCGCGCCCTGGTCAAGCGCCCCCGCGTACTGCTGCTCGACGAGCCGCTGAGCGCCCTGGACCTCGGGCTCCAGCTCCGGATGCGGCGTGAACTGCGCGCCCTCCAACGGCGTACCGCCACCACATTCGTCTGCGTCACCCACAACCAGGCCGAGGCGATGGAGATGTCCGACCGTATCGCCGTCATGGCGCGCGGCCGTATCGAGCAGATCGGCACGGCCGAGGAGCTGTACCGGACACCGGTCAGCAGGTTCGTCGCCGAGTTCATCGGCGAGAACAACCTCTTCACCGTGACCGGTACGGAGCCCGGACCCGCCGGCGCGACGCCCGCCGGGCCCGCCCGCTACGCCGTGGCGGCCGCCGACGGTCTGCGCCTGCCACTGCCCGGCGACACCGGCGCCGCCCCGGACACGGTGGCCGCCGTACGGCCCGAGTCGTTCCGTATCACCCCGCCGGACAGCCCCGACGCGGCCGTACGGGCCGTGGTCCGGTCCGCCGGATTCCTCGGCGCCCGCGTCCGTGTCGTCCTGGAGACTTCCGAAGGCCGGGAGATCCTGGCCGACACGAGTGGTACGGGCACGATCCCCGCGGTCGGCGAGAGCGTGGGCCTGGCCGTCGACGCCTCGGACGTCGTCGTCCTGCCGGGTACCGGGCCCGGGAGCCCACGGTGA